The following proteins come from a genomic window of Alicyclobacillus dauci:
- the purS gene encoding phosphoribosylformylglycinamidine synthase subunit PurS, protein MKTYSVEVRVWLKPSVFDPQGHAVEQAMHTLGYAEASDLRIGKYMQLTVQAESEAEAELRTQEMCERVLSNPVMETFAFTLKELVAE, encoded by the coding sequence GTGAAGACCTATTCCGTAGAAGTGCGTGTTTGGTTAAAACCATCCGTTTTTGACCCGCAGGGTCACGCTGTCGAACAAGCAATGCACACGCTCGGTTACGCCGAAGCGAGCGACTTGCGCATTGGCAAGTACATGCAACTGACGGTTCAGGCAGAAAGCGAAGCCGAGGCGGAATTAAGGACGCAGGAAATGTGTGAGCGGGTCCTGTCGAACCCGGTGATGGAGACGTTCGCATTTACGTTAAAGGAGCTCGTTGCCGAATGA
- the purC gene encoding phosphoribosylaminoimidazolesuccinocarboxamide synthase — protein MVTAGTLLYEGKAKRVFATDDASVVKVSYKDDATAFNGLKKGQIIGKGAINNQLTNLLFAYLGENGIKTHLLEQLSERETLVRKVDIVPIEVVVRNIAAGSFSKRLGVAEGEELPYPLVEFYYKNDELGDPLITDEHALILGLATRAELTELRNQAIKIDRLLQQRFLASGLILVDFKLEFGRTSEGEIILADEISPDTCRLWDSETRKKLDKDRFRQDLGGVEDAYQEVFARLTSLREGQSE, from the coding sequence ATGGTAACAGCGGGTACGCTTTTATATGAGGGAAAAGCAAAACGAGTCTTTGCAACGGATGATGCCTCGGTCGTGAAAGTTTCCTATAAAGATGACGCGACCGCGTTCAATGGTTTGAAGAAGGGCCAAATCATTGGTAAGGGTGCGATTAACAATCAACTGACCAATCTGCTGTTTGCCTATTTGGGAGAGAACGGCATCAAAACCCATTTACTTGAGCAACTGTCGGAACGGGAGACGCTCGTGCGAAAAGTGGACATCGTTCCTATCGAAGTGGTCGTGCGCAATATTGCGGCCGGGAGCTTTTCTAAACGCCTGGGTGTGGCGGAAGGGGAGGAACTGCCTTATCCCCTCGTTGAGTTCTACTACAAGAACGACGAACTGGGCGATCCCCTGATTACCGATGAGCATGCCCTCATTTTGGGCCTGGCAACACGTGCGGAGTTAACGGAACTTCGCAATCAGGCAATCAAAATCGATAGGTTGCTGCAGCAGCGGTTTCTAGCAAGTGGCCTCATCCTGGTTGACTTCAAGTTGGAATTCGGGCGGACGAGCGAAGGTGAAATCATTCTTGCGGATGAAATTTCTCCGGACACGTGCCGTCTTTGGGATAGTGAGACTCGTAAAAAACTGGATAAGGATCGTTTTCGGCAAGATCTTGGCGGTGTCGAGGACGCGTACCAAGAAGTCTTTGCACGGCTCACATCACTGAGAGAGGGGCAATCAGAGTGA
- the purB gene encoding adenylosuccinate lyase: MIDRYSRPEMARLWTLEERMKWWLEVEILSVEAWADLGIIPAEDAKLIRQNAKFNVDRVLEIEQETRHDVVAFTRAVSESLGDEKKWVHYGLTSTDVVDTALSAQLRQPMAIIRKDLETLLATVAKLAKEHKYTVMMGRTHGVHAEPTTFGLKAALWYAEITRNLERFDAACERMRYGKISGAVGTYANVDPRIEAAVCDRLGIKPAPISTQTLQRDRHAEFIFTLSLITTTLDKIATEIRALQKSEVREVEEPFYKGQKGSSAMPHKRNPVSCEQISGLSRVMRGYVIPALEDVPLWHERDISHSSVERVVLPDATILTDYLLNRMNRILSDLHVYPENMRRNMDRTHGLVFSQRVLTTLIDAGLSRETAYDTVQPLAMQAWEEGTSFKGLVEGSKTITSYLTQEQIDDCFDPAFHIKHVDTIFERLGL, encoded by the coding sequence TTGATAGATCGTTATAGTCGTCCAGAAATGGCTCGCTTGTGGACACTCGAGGAACGGATGAAGTGGTGGCTGGAAGTGGAGATTCTCTCCGTTGAAGCTTGGGCCGATCTCGGAATCATTCCAGCGGAAGACGCGAAGCTGATTCGCCAAAATGCAAAGTTTAACGTGGACCGGGTACTGGAAATTGAGCAGGAAACCCGCCACGACGTCGTCGCTTTCACGCGCGCGGTATCAGAATCCCTCGGAGATGAAAAGAAGTGGGTTCACTATGGGCTGACTTCAACGGACGTCGTCGACACGGCCCTATCAGCACAATTGCGCCAGCCGATGGCGATCATCCGCAAGGACCTAGAAACCCTCCTCGCGACAGTCGCAAAGCTCGCCAAGGAGCACAAATATACAGTCATGATGGGGCGCACCCACGGTGTGCACGCAGAGCCGACCACATTCGGTTTGAAGGCAGCCCTTTGGTATGCCGAGATCACGCGGAACTTGGAGCGCTTCGACGCAGCGTGCGAACGCATGCGGTATGGCAAAATCTCCGGCGCAGTCGGGACGTACGCCAACGTGGATCCGCGGATCGAAGCCGCCGTCTGCGATCGCCTCGGTATCAAACCAGCACCTATCAGCACGCAAACGCTGCAGCGTGATCGGCATGCTGAATTCATCTTCACGCTGTCATTGATCACAACGACGCTCGACAAAATCGCCACGGAAATCCGCGCCTTGCAAAAATCGGAAGTGCGCGAGGTAGAAGAGCCGTTCTACAAAGGCCAAAAAGGCTCCTCCGCCATGCCGCACAAACGCAACCCGGTCTCCTGTGAGCAGATTTCCGGTTTGTCACGCGTCATGCGCGGCTATGTGATACCGGCTCTGGAGGATGTACCGCTGTGGCACGAACGCGACATCAGTCACTCCTCCGTCGAGCGTGTCGTCCTGCCGGATGCAACGATTCTTACGGACTACTTGCTGAACCGGATGAATCGCATTCTCTCTGACTTGCACGTCTATCCGGAAAACATGCGTCGCAACATGGACCGCACGCACGGACTGGTCTTCTCTCAACGCGTACTGACGACGCTCATCGACGCAGGCCTATCTCGCGAAACGGCCTACGACACGGTGCAACCGCTCGCCATGCAAGCGTGGGAAGAAGGCACGTCGTTCAAGGGCTTGGTAGAGGGTTCGAAGACGATTACGTCTTATTTGACGCAAGAGCAAATCGACGATTGTTTTGATCCAGCGTTCCACATAAAGCACGTCGACACGATTTTTGAACGTCTCGGGTTGTAG